A stretch of DNA from Microbacterium sp. LWS13-1.2:
TCATCGCACCCGCTCTGCTCGCCGTCTCGGCCATGAACGGCGCGATCTACGACTCCACGTGGAACGTGTTCTTCAAGCTCAACTACGGCAAGCTCTACGAGGGCATGCTCGCGACCTCGCTGGGGCCCCTCGACGTCGCGCTGGGAGAGATCCTCTACGCGCTGCTGCGCGGCCTGCTCTACGCCACCGGCTTCATGATCATCATGCAGATCCTCGGGCTGAACCTGGCCTGGACCGCCATCCTCGCGCTGCCCGCCGTGCTCCTCATCGCCTTCGGTTTCGCGAGCCTGGGCATGGCGGTCACGAGCTACATGAAGACGTTCCAGCAGATGGACTGGATCAACTTCGTGCTGCTGCCGATGTTCCTCTTCTCGGCGACGCTGTACCCGATCACCATCTATCCCGAGTGGGTGCAGCACATCATCATGGCGTTCCCGCTGTGGCACGGCGTCGAGCTGGTGCGGGGCCTGACGACCGGCATCCTCACGCCCGAGATGTGGTGGCACGTGCTGTATTACGTCGTCATGATCGCGATCGGCCTCGTGTTCACGACGAAGCGCCTGCGCGCCCTTTTCCTCGACTGAGGTACACAGCCCCGAACGACGGATGCCGCAGCCACGTGGGCTGCGGCATCCGTCGTCTTGGGTACCGAGGTCAGAGCGAGCCGGTCGCCCCGACGCCGAGGTCGGCGTCGTAGTCGATGTCCCTCGTCTCGGGCGCCAGGATCAGCGCGATGAAGGTCAGCACACTCATCGCCGAGAGGTAGAGACCGACCAGCACCGGGCTGCCGCCGGCGGAGGCCCACAGCCACACCGCGACGATCGGCGCGAGCGCGGCGCCGAGGATCGACGACACGTTGTACGAGATCGCCGAACCCGAGTACCGCACGTTCGTCGGGAAGAGCTCCGGGAGCACCGCACCCATGGGTCCGAAGGTCGACCCCATCAGCATGAAGCCGAAGACGAGGAACGCCTGCACCAGCGCGCCGGTGAACTTCGGGTCGACCTGCGGCAGCAGGAAGATGTTGAACGTGAGACCGAACACGATGATGAGGCCGGTCACCCACAGCAGCAGCCGTCGACGCCCGATCGCGTCGGCGATCGGGCCCGACAGCAGCGTGAAGATGCCGAAGAACACGACGCCGATGATCTGCATCACCACGAAGTCGGTGTAGCCGAAGCCCAGACCGGGGTAGAACTGCGCGGCGAAGGCGGTGGCGTCGAATGGGTTGCCCGCGGCCTCGGCGGCGGCCTGCGCGGCGGCGGACGCCGTCTCGAGGTCGGCAGCCTTCGTGCCGTACGAGAGCGTGAAGTTCGTCATCAGGTAGAACAGCACGTAGGTCGCCAGCATGATGAACGTGCCGAGGATCAGGTGCCACCAGTGATGGCGGAGGACGGTGGCGAGGGGGAACTTGCGGATCGCGCCCTTCTCCTCCGCCTTGACGAAGGTCTTGGACTCCACGAGGCGAAGTCGCACCCACAGGCCGATGATGACCATGACGGCCGAGAACAGGAACGGCACGCGCCAGCCCCACGCCAGGAACTCCTCCGATCGCTGCCCGGCGCCGTCGGGGTGGGGGAGCAGGTAGTTGATCGCGAGGAACACCGAGTTGGCGATGATGAAGCCGAGCGGCGCGCCCAGCTGCGGGAATGTGCCGTACCAGGCGCGCTTGCCCTTCGGGGCGTTCTCGGTCGCGACGAGCGCCGCGCCCGACCATTCGCCGCCGAGCGCGAAGCCCTGCGCGAGGCGCAGCACCAGCAGCAGCACGGCCGCCCAGACGCCGATCTCGTTGTAGGTCGGCAGGCACCCGATGAGGAAGGTCGCGATGCCCATCGTGAGCAGGGACGCGACGAGGGTGGCCTTGCGGCCGAAGCGGTCGCCGAAGTGGCCGAACACGATCGCGCCGAGCGGGCGGGCCACCATCGCGGCGCCGAACACGCTGAACGACAGCAGCAGCGACGTGGTGTCGTTGCCGGTCGGGAAGAAGAGGATGGGGAAGACCAGGACGGCGGCGGTCGCGTAGACGTAGAAGTCGTAGAACTCGATCGTCGTGCCGACGAGGCTGGCGAGGATGACGCGGGAACGGGGATTTGCGGGGGCCGCGGGGATCGCGGCGGTGGTGGGGGAGGTCAATTTTCACCTGGGCATGCGCGGAGCGGGGCATCCTGGTGGGATGCGGCGGTGGGCGTCCGCATGGCGCAGGGTGACGCGTCAGGCGGCACTGCACTGGATCACCGTGAGCGCGGACGGTGTCGCCCGGCACGAGGAAACAGCCTACTCCCGCAGCGGCGCACCGAGACCCGGATACGGAAAGCGGATGCCGCGGCCGGGGCCGCGGCATCCGCTTTCGACGTTCTGTGGGCGTGTGTCAGCGCCAGATCACGGCGATCGCGGCGTTGGCGAGCGTCAGCACGCCGACGGCCCAGAACATCGCCGGCGGGAGCGACCCGGTCTTGCGCTGGCGGCCGCGGCCGATGCCGAGGAGGGCGCCGATCACGAGCAGGATCACGAGCTTGACGCCGAGCTTGACGTAGTTGAGCTCGTACTCGATGCCCCACGGTGCGGCGAGGATCAGACCGGCCACCGCAGCGATCGCGAGACCCCAGTCCATGACCCGGGTGAATCGCCGCTTGCCGTTCACCGCCTCCACCACCCAGGCGCCGAACAGCACGGCGAAGCCGACGAGGTGGATGAGCACGACGATGTGGCGAAGGATTTCCATGCCATCAGTCTAGCTGAAGGTTATTCGATCACCAGGGTCCCCGGTCGTGAGCGAGCGAAGAACGAGCGAGACGGAATGTCCGAGGCGTTTCGTCTCGCTTCGCTCGCTCAACAACCGACCCGCGTCAGCCCCGGAGTTCCCGCAGCGCGAGGGCGGT
This window harbors:
- a CDS encoding Fe-S protein, which produces MEILRHIVVLIHLVGFAVLFGAWVVEAVNGKRRFTRVMDWGLAIAAVAGLILAAPWGIEYELNYVKLGVKLVILLVIGALLGIGRGRQRKTGSLPPAMFWAVGVLTLANAAIAVIWR
- a CDS encoding ABC transporter permease; protein product: MTVATGTETVVTRAGGVRALWAGNPQSVVQRGLIAARSSSWAVVLSGFFEPVFYLASMGIGLGALIGDVQTSSGIEVPYAAFIAPALLAVSAMNGAIYDSTWNVFFKLNYGKLYEGMLATSLGPLDVALGEILYALLRGLLYATGFMIIMQILGLNLAWTAILALPAVLLIAFGFASLGMAVTSYMKTFQQMDWINFVLLPMFLFSATLYPITIYPEWVQHIIMAFPLWHGVELVRGLTTGILTPEMWWHVLYYVVMIAIGLVFTTKRLRALFLD
- a CDS encoding MFS transporter; protein product: MTSPTTAAIPAAPANPRSRVILASLVGTTIEFYDFYVYATAAVLVFPILFFPTGNDTTSLLLSFSVFGAAMVARPLGAIVFGHFGDRFGRKATLVASLLTMGIATFLIGCLPTYNEIGVWAAVLLLVLRLAQGFALGGEWSGAALVATENAPKGKRAWYGTFPQLGAPLGFIIANSVFLAINYLLPHPDGAGQRSEEFLAWGWRVPFLFSAVMVIIGLWVRLRLVESKTFVKAEEKGAIRKFPLATVLRHHWWHLILGTFIMLATYVLFYLMTNFTLSYGTKAADLETASAAAQAAAEAAGNPFDATAFAAQFYPGLGFGYTDFVVMQIIGVVFFGIFTLLSGPIADAIGRRRLLLWVTGLIIVFGLTFNIFLLPQVDPKFTGALVQAFLVFGFMLMGSTFGPMGAVLPELFPTNVRYSGSAISYNVSSILGAALAPIVAVWLWASAGGSPVLVGLYLSAMSVLTFIALILAPETRDIDYDADLGVGATGSL